The genomic region ATAACAAACAAATAAGACCAGGGACAGACCATCATAAAATGTAGATATTTGTAAGAACTTAAAAACTACAAGTAGGGATTAAATGCAATTAGAATGACAAAATGAACAATCAGTAACACCAAGGCGGAGATATGCATGAATAAAATTAGATTATACAGGAATTATTAAGAATCCCTTGTATGTGCAGTAACCATTTACTCTCAAGTACAATATCATGTTCCATTATCATATAAAATTTTGTCAAATGagcatcaatatcaacatcaacaaaCCAGTACTTAGACTCCCTTATTGTATTAGATAAACAAATCTGGAATTAAAGTTGCAAGTATTTTTATTGCAGTAGCTGCTCGTCAGGATCAGCTATAGCCATGGAGTGAAGTGGCACATACTCCACACGGCCATAAAACATCTATTTAACATAAGCAAGTCATTACGAATATATATAGTCATCAAGTTATGTTACAACTGCACACAATAATTGTCACACTCTTCTGGACCACCTGTAGCAAGAAGTTATACGCAACTAAATGCTTTCACTTGTTAAACACCATCAAAAAGTAACATTTTCTGCCACTGATTAAAAAATTTAACACTTGATAACTTTTATCCTtacataaaataaaagaaaaaactaCAAATAGTAAACAAACTTGTAATCTGAAAGACGTTTACCATGGCATCAAAACCATCAATTAGCTTCGAATAATCAACAATCTGAGCTTTTTCTTTAAGACTACTAGCATTACTCTTCAATGATGTTTCCTTCCCATTCTGCCTGCCTGTAAGCTTAGCCTCTTCTATCTTTCTGTTTCTATGAGGAAGACATTCCTCTGTTGTTCTTTGTTGCCTAGGAGATAAGCTTTTATCTAATTTCCGTGTTCTCTCCTTAGAGTAGTCCCTTCGAGAAGCAGGTGACCTACTCCTGCCTCTGCCCCTCTTTCGTGAATAGTATGGTGGACTTCGACCCTCATCCTCAGAACAACTGAAGGAGATACTTCgttctcttctcttttttctcCGGTAATTGTTATTGTGTGACTGACTGCTACTACTCGTACTAGATGATTGATGACTAGCTCTTCTATGACGGTGATGATTCCTACTTCTATCAGAGGAGGTGCTTCTGTTTCTGTTGCTGCGCGAATAGCTTCTTCGACAACTTCTTTTACTGCTGTGTTTAGAAGACCTCCCTCCAGACCTTGACCTGTGTCTTCTATGCTTGTCATATGGGCTCCTTGAACGATAGTCTCTGTGTCTTGAATGTTTTCCATCTCTTTCATGTGATTTTTCATTTATCCTTTTTGGTGACAAACTCCTTGATCTATCTCTTTCTCTACTTTCAAATGATCTGCCTTCTTGCCTTGAATGCTGACTCTTGGCACCATCCCTTCCCTTGTGTTGTTCCAGGACATTTTCACCTCTTCTCTTGAGCTTTTCTCTAATATTTTCAATCTGGATTTCTTTACCTATTGCTTCTGCCCTGCTAGGGCTTGCTGCCTTTACAAAATTACTCAAAGCAGATGGAGTGTTGCCTTTACTAGGGGGTTCTTGAGAAGAATGGCTTGAAAACCCAAGACCTTGTTTAAATCTGGCTGCACCCCCACCTTTACGTGCTAATTCATCATAATAAGCAACTGCTTTATCCTCCTCCATGCTAAAATCGAAACTTATGTAGCTTTATAGTGAAACAGATTTTAAACAAACCTGCAACTATGAAAAAGTATTAATAAACAGAAGAATGTTACAATCCCCAAGAACTGAAATGTGTGCTTAATAGCAACACGAAAGAGTTAAGATGTCTTAATCCAAACTCAAACCATATGATAAAGAAATCCTTTTCATCCAGAAATAAATATAGAAGAGAAACTAATGAGTTCAACATCCAAACAAAGCAGGATGTCCTTTGACATAAGCTAACAAATTGTAACAGTGAACTGATCCAAGAAGGggaaagatgagaacataaatgctTTTTAACTGCAGATAGAAGACAGAAATTTTTTTCTCAAGTCAAATAGATCTGATGACAACTAAAAGCCTAAAACTCAATCAGTGTTACACAAGCACCAAAGGCTTTTAACTAGAAAATAAACTCATAATCTAGTTGCTGCCCTACATTAACACCCATTATTTCAGAAAAAAAAACTCTTAAATCCTAAACGGGAGTTGCAACTGATCTTGCATTTATTACTACACTTAATATTTACAAGGCCTGCTGAGCACAAATGATCTAATCCTAAATTGTTAACCATTTTCTCCCACTTTAGGAGGAATTTGTCTCCAATTTCTCATACAAATGGTAAATTTTTGCTCAAACTGCAATGAGATGAATTTAGTTTATGAAGGGAAGCTTAAACTAGGAAACACACTATCCTCCATGAGAAGATCATAAACTCTTAAACTCCTAAATAGTAATACAATAAGTAGAAGGATGGTTGAAAAACTCCCTGCCTTATCCATGTGGCAATATTCCAGGTTAAGAAGGTCAGAAATCGCTCTTTTCTATGCTTGATAGTTTCCCTTCCAAAGATGAAATGGTGCTTGTGTTTCAGTATTTATCTATTTGCTTCAAAAATCATCATTGTGTATATCCCCTGCCTTGGAACAATTATCAATACAATCTgaaattttcagaaaaaatcaagtgCCAGTATACATAAAGTATTGCTTTTGCAGACAGGGCAACTAGGAGGTTCACAAGATGAATGTTGCACTCAATGTGACCTTCATTTTTTTATCATTGATTAGTTTAGTTCTTCCATG from Cryptomeria japonica chromosome 3, Sugi_1.0, whole genome shotgun sequence harbors:
- the LOC131029200 gene encoding uncharacterized protein LOC131029200 isoform X2, whose amino-acid sequence is MEEDKAVAYYDELARKGGGAARFKQGLGFSSHSSQEPPSKGNTPSALSNFVKAASPSRAEAIGKEIQIENIREKLKRRGENVLEQHKGRDGAKSQHSRQEGRSFESRERDRSRSLSPKRINEKSHERDGKHSRHRDYRSRSPYDKHRRHRSRSGGRSSKHSSKRSCRRSYSRSNRNRSTSSDRSRNHHRHRRASHQSSSTSSSSQSHNNNYRRKKRRERSISFSCSEDEGRSPPYYSRKRGRGRSRSPASRRDYSKERTRKLDKSLSPRQQRTTEECLPHRNRKIEEAKLTGRQNGKETSLKSNASSLKEKAQIVDYSKLIDGFDAMTPAEKVKAKMRLQLSETAGKDTKKGMSEDWERFDFNKEAPLDDDAKLDYFGDDTGAKDDTEFLRNTGTTFLSSAGQAKRESEVQAAHEAAIFGTHIHSSADISNLYPTVENTLQEDQNQVKITCIIESDIVEDKGSKGVLNAAGIMEGTCTQAEGAKRK
- the LOC131029200 gene encoding uncharacterized protein LOC131029200 isoform X4; translated protein: MEEDKAVAYYDELARKGGGAARFKQGLGFSSHSSQEPPSKGNTPSALSNFVKAASPSRAEAIGKEIQIENIREKLKRRGENVLEQHKGRDGAKSQHSRQEGRSFESRERDRSRSLSPKRINEKSHERDGKHSRHRDYRSRSPYDKHRRHRSRSGGRSSKHSSKRSCRRSYSRSNRNRSTSSDRSRNHHRHRRASHQSSSTSSSSQSHNNNYRRKKRRERSISFSCSEDEGRSPPYYSRKRGRGRSRSPASRRDYSKERTRKLDKSLSPRQQRTTEECLPHRNRKIEEAKLTGRQNGKETSLKSNASSLKEKAQIVDYSKLIDGFDAMTPAEKVKAKMRLQLSETAGKDTKKGMSEDWERFDFNKEAPLDDDAKLDYFGDDTGAKDDTEFLRNTGTTFLSSAGQAKRESEVQAAHEAAIFGVLNAAGIMEGTCTQAEGAKRK
- the LOC131029200 gene encoding uncharacterized protein LOC131029200 isoform X1 gives rise to the protein MEEDKAVAYYDELARKGGGAARFKQGLGFSSHSSQEPPSKGNTPSALSNFVKAASPSRAEAIGKEIQIENIREKLKRRGENVLEQHKGRDGAKSQHSRQEGRSFESRERDRSRSLSPKRINEKSHERDGKHSRHRDYRSRSPYDKHRRHRSRSGGRSSKHSSKRSCRRSYSRSNRNRSTSSDRSRNHHRHRRASHQSSSTSSSSQSHNNNYRRKKRRERSISFSCSEDEGRSPPYYSRKRGRGRSRSPASRRDYSKERTRKLDKSLSPRQQRTTEECLPHRNRKIEEAKLTGRQNGKETSLKSNASSLKEKAQIVDYSKLIDGFDAMTPAEKVKAKMRLQLSETAGKDTKKGMSEDWERFDFNKEAPLDDDAKLDYFGDDTGAKDDTEFLRNTGTTFLSSAGQAKRESEVQAAHEAAIFGTHIHSSADISNLYPTVENTLQEDQNQVKITCIIESDIVEDKGSKGNVLGNSLISEQVYSMQQGSWRERARKLREQKENNTKI
- the LOC131029200 gene encoding uncharacterized protein LOC131029200 isoform X3 → MEEDKAVAYYDELARKGGGAARFKQGLGFSSHSSQEPPSKGNTPSALSNFVKAASPSRAEAIGKEIQIENIREKLKRRGENVLEQHKGRDGAKSQHSRQEGRSFESRERDRSRSLSPKRINEKSHERDGKHSRHRDYRSRSPYDKHRRHRSRSGGRSSKHSSKRSCRRSYSRSNRNRSTSSDRSRNHHRHRRASHQSSSTSSSSQSHNNNYRRKKRRERSISFSCSEDEGRSPPYYSRKRGRGRSRSPASRRDYSKERTRKLDKSLSPRQQRTTEECLPHRNRKIEEAKLTGRQNGKETSLKSNASSLKEKAQIVDYSKLIDGFDAMTPAEKVKAKMRLQLSETAGKDTKKGMSEDWERFDFNKEAPLDDDAKLDYFGDDTGAKDDTEFLRNTGTTFLSSAGQAKRESEVQAAHEAAIFGTHIHSSADISNLYPTVENTLQEDQNQVKITCIIESDIVEDKGSKGNVLGNSLISEQVSNC